One segment of uncultured Desulfovibrio sp. DNA contains the following:
- a CDS encoding nitronate monooxygenase, with protein sequence MPFPSLKIGDLCARRPIVQGGMGVGISLSGLASAVANEGGIGVIAGAMIGMREPDVAQHPIEANLRALRQELVRARERTQGIIGVNIMVALTTFSQMVRTAIENRADIIFSGAGLPLDMPRQLLDLCEEKKQEFKTKLVPIVSSARAATIIAKKWLSRFNYFPDAVVVEGPRAGGHLGFKPEELNDPAFALERLVPQVVDAVKPFEDKAGRPIPVIAAGGIYTGEDISRFLDLGAAGVQMGTRFVATHECDADIRFKESYLAAREEDVTIIKSPVGMPGRALNNGFIEAAREGLKKPFKCVFHCVSTCEQEKTPYCIAAALISAMKGNLERGFAFCGANVGRVNSILSVKELMDSLQTEYEAARARA encoded by the coding sequence GTGCCTTTCCCCTCTCTGAAAATTGGTGACCTTTGCGCCCGCCGTCCCATTGTGCAGGGCGGCATGGGTGTGGGTATTTCTCTTTCCGGCCTGGCGTCTGCCGTGGCCAATGAAGGCGGCATCGGCGTCATTGCCGGTGCCATGATCGGCATGCGCGAGCCGGATGTGGCGCAGCATCCCATAGAAGCCAACCTGCGTGCCCTGCGGCAGGAACTGGTCCGCGCACGCGAAAGGACCCAGGGCATCATCGGCGTCAATATCATGGTAGCCCTGACGACCTTTTCGCAGATGGTGCGCACGGCCATTGAAAACCGTGCGGACATCATTTTTTCCGGGGCGGGCCTGCCGCTGGACATGCCGCGCCAGCTCCTGGACCTGTGCGAGGAAAAGAAGCAGGAATTCAAGACCAAGCTGGTGCCCATCGTGTCCTCGGCCCGTGCGGCCACGATCATTGCCAAGAAATGGCTGAGCCGCTTCAACTACTTTCCTGATGCCGTGGTGGTGGAAGGTCCCCGCGCCGGCGGGCATCTGGGCTTCAAGCCGGAAGAGCTGAATGACCCCGCCTTTGCGCTGGAACGGCTGGTGCCGCAGGTGGTGGATGCGGTCAAGCCCTTTGAGGACAAGGCCGGGCGCCCCATTCCGGTCATTGCGGCCGGCGGCATCTACACCGGCGAAGACATCAGCCGCTTCCTGGACCTCGGGGCTGCCGGGGTGCAGATGGGAACCCGCTTTGTGGCCACCCATGAATGCGATGCGGACATCCGCTTCAAGGAAAGCTACTTGGCCGCCCGCGAGGAAGATGTGACCATCATCAAGAGTCCCGTGGGCATGCCGGGACGCGCGCTGAACAATGGCTTCATCGAGGCAGCGCGCGAAGGGCTGAAAAAACCCTTCAAATGCGTTTTTCACTGCGTGAGCACCTGTGAGCAGGAAAAAACGCCCTATTGCATTGCTGCCGCCCTCATCAGTGCCATGAAGGGCAATCTCGAGCGCGGCTTTGCCTTCTGCGGCGCCAATGTGGGCCGCGTCAACAGCATCCTTTCCGTAAAGGAACTCATGGATTCGCTACAGACGGAATATGAGGCGGCCCGCGCCAGAGCCTGA
- a CDS encoding MBL fold metallo-hydrolase, whose translation MKLTIVVDNWCVQHGLRSEWGYAALLESAQGTLLWDTAEHGEVLLHNLRVLGRQPADIDHVCLSHGHFDHCGGLGALLVVAPHVSLWGAEGIATPRLSGKDPATARPDGGGPLLASAALHGIADAAEILPGVTAFCLPADARDPAFVCQDNLWEVSPSGAVLPDSFADDMSLLVNGERGVSLILGCAHAGLPNILRYVSRRFGVRTFHAVVGGMHLAGLSPDRLPAYLDAFREFSVRCWRPSHCTGFAAAAGLAARFADVSWAGAGTEMIL comes from the coding sequence ATGAAACTGACCATTGTCGTGGATAACTGGTGCGTTCAGCATGGCCTGCGCAGCGAATGGGGCTATGCTGCCCTGCTGGAAAGCGCGCAGGGCACGCTGCTCTGGGATACGGCGGAGCATGGGGAGGTGCTGCTGCATAACCTGCGCGTGCTGGGCCGGCAGCCCGCCGATATTGACCATGTCTGCCTGAGCCACGGGCATTTTGACCATTGCGGCGGCCTGGGCGCGCTGCTTGTGGTCGCGCCGCACGTCAGCCTGTGGGGGGCCGAGGGCATTGCCACGCCCCGCCTTTCGGGCAAGGACCCGGCCACGGCCAGACCGGATGGCGGGGGGCCGCTGCTGGCCAGTGCCGCCCTGCACGGCATTGCGGATGCCGCGGAAATCCTGCCCGGCGTCACGGCCTTTTGCCTTCCTGCGGATGCGCGAGATCCGGCCTTTGTCTGTCAGGACAATCTCTGGGAGGTCAGCCCGTCGGGCGCTGTCCTTCCCGACAGCTTTGCCGACGACATGTCGCTGCTTGTGAATGGCGAGCGGGGCGTATCGCTGATTCTGGGCTGTGCCCATGCCGGTCTGCCCAATATTCTGCGCTACGTGTCCCGGCGCTTCGGTGTGCGCACTTTTCATGCCGTGGTGGGAGGCATGCATCTTGCCGGGCTGTCGCCTGACAGGCTGCCCGCCTATCTGGATGCGTTCCGGGAGTTTTCCGTCCGGTGCTGGCGTCCCTCCCACTGCACGGGCTTTGCCGCTGCGGCCGGTCTGGCGGCCCGCTTTGCCGATGTGAGCTGGGCCGGGGCCGGAACGGAAATGATCCTGTAG
- a CDS encoding ABC transporter substrate-binding protein, translating into MPNSVLFRCSRFLMAPPCGREAPLPSRRAMLSGLCALAVTACAGMLSPVPAQASAMQPIAARLATGQPAVPIPVRRIIALHDACSDILLALGAEKSMVACTDTARQMPALSALPGMGDGLRVDAEAIRRLRPDLVLQIRDGRAVRQQIETLRSHGIPVLLLDLNSFEDLYTATLTLGRLTGKDATAATLVSQWRRRLNTLRNTYATKPAVRVFFEVASPRIVAAGRGNMLDAVISAAGGENVITSQRRFVRMSDENAVRTNPDVYILQTGRRNPHPVPLRERPLFRDMRAVREGRVLRVDESLFSRPGPRSVEAAELLGRWLHEDICPQTPGAVTETPLSGR; encoded by the coding sequence GTGCCCAATTCTGTCCTGTTTCGCTGCTCCCGCTTCCTCATGGCCCCTCCCTGCGGACGGGAAGCGCCCCTGCCGTCACGCCGCGCCATGCTGTCCGGCCTGTGCGCGCTTGCCGTGACGGCCTGTGCCGGCATGCTCTCGCCTGTACCGGCGCAGGCATCCGCCATGCAGCCCATTGCCGCGCGCCTGGCCACCGGTCAGCCTGCCGTACCCATTCCGGTACGTCGCATCATTGCGCTGCATGATGCCTGTAGCGATATTCTGCTGGCTCTGGGAGCAGAAAAAAGCATGGTGGCCTGCACCGATACAGCCCGGCAGATGCCCGCCCTGAGCGCGCTGCCCGGCATGGGGGACGGCCTGCGGGTTGATGCAGAGGCCATACGCCGCCTGCGTCCCGATCTTGTCCTCCAGATCAGGGACGGACGGGCAGTGCGGCAGCAGATCGAGACACTGCGCAGCCACGGCATACCGGTGCTGCTGCTTGACCTGAACTCCTTTGAAGACCTCTATACGGCCACCCTCACCCTGGGGCGGCTTACCGGCAAGGATGCCACAGCCGCCACCCTGGTAAGCCAGTGGCGACGCAGGCTGAATACCCTGCGCAATACCTATGCCACCAAGCCGGCCGTGCGCGTCTTCTTTGAGGTGGCGTCTCCACGGATTGTGGCAGCAGGCAGGGGGAACATGCTGGATGCGGTCATCAGCGCCGCCGGCGGCGAAAACGTGATCACTTCCCAGCGACGTTTTGTCCGCATGAGTGACGAAAATGCCGTGCGTACCAATCCCGATGTCTATATCCTGCAAACGGGCCGGCGCAATCCCCACCCCGTTCCGCTGCGCGAACGCCCCCTGTTCCGCGATATGCGTGCCGTACGCGAGGGCAGGGTGCTGCGCGTGGACGAGTCCCTGTTCTCCCGGCCCGGTCCACGCTCGGTGGAAGCTGCCGAACTGCTGGGGCGCTGGCTGCATGAGGATATCTGTCCCCAGACGCCGGGAGCCGTGACAGAAACGCCCCTTTCCGGCAGATAG
- a CDS encoding polyphenol oxidase family protein yields MAVPVTLLTFAFPALPQVRCAFQLRHAPDPADGCSGGNMAFLPQDDPLRVKRVRHALQRHLGLARWAELEQVHGDMLHFDPAPVSLDEAPGTKGDGMATSRSGLALCIRTADCQPVLLAHRDGQHIMALHVGWRGNRCHFPVTAVARFCEHYHLAAHDLLAVRGPSLGPARAEFRDFSAVWSSEFLPWYDPQSRCMDLWGLTRYQLQQAGLLPRNIYGVDICTATNPACCFSYRFNRYSGRQAAFIWRHEKADCVH; encoded by the coding sequence ATGGCTGTGCCTGTAACCTTGCTGACCTTTGCCTTTCCCGCGCTGCCGCAGGTGCGCTGCGCCTTTCAGCTGCGCCATGCTCCCGACCCGGCGGACGGCTGTTCCGGCGGCAATATGGCCTTTCTGCCGCAGGATGATCCGCTGCGTGTGAAGCGCGTCCGTCATGCCCTGCAACGCCATCTGGGCCTTGCCCGCTGGGCCGAGCTGGAGCAGGTGCATGGCGACATGCTGCACTTTGATCCGGCGCCCGTAAGCCTGGACGAAGCCCCCGGCACCAAGGGGGACGGCATGGCCACCAGCCGTTCCGGGCTGGCGCTCTGCATCCGCACGGCGGATTGCCAGCCCGTGCTGCTGGCCCACCGGGACGGGCAGCACATCATGGCGCTGCATGTAGGCTGGCGGGGGAACCGCTGCCATTTCCCCGTTACGGCCGTGGCCCGCTTCTGCGAGCACTATCATCTTGCCGCGCATGACCTGCTGGCCGTGCGCGGCCCCAGCCTGGGACCGGCCAGGGCGGAATTCCGGGATTTTTCCGCCGTGTGGAGCAGCGAGTTCCTGCCCTGGTACGACCCGCAGAGCCGCTGCATGGACCTCTGGGGGTTGACGCGGTACCAGTTGCAGCAGGCGGGCCTACTGCCCAGAAACATCTACGGCGTGGACATCTGCACGGCCACCAATCCCGCATGCTGCTTTTCCTACCGGTTCAACCGGTACAGCGGACGTCAGGCCGCCTTCATCTGGAGACATGAAAAAGCGGACTGTGTGCATTGA
- a CDS encoding 5-formyltetrahydrofolate cyclo-ligase has product MPQTPPTEEKNMLRARMRALRRSLPADQAAAMALRARERLLASSLWSGAHSVALYVSLPDELDTAPLLDAAWAQGKALFLPRVRQQHPGLMDFVAVQDRSQLRPGPFHLLEPLDRLPGFGASDAGRSFAPDMVIVPGLAFDRHGRRLGFGGGYYDRFLHALRQPDGTARCALVGLCYACQLLDSDLPSQDWDQRMTHICTEDQWLCL; this is encoded by the coding sequence ATGCCCCAGACTCCGCCGACAGAAGAAAAAAATATGCTGCGGGCACGCATGCGCGCCCTGCGTCGTTCCCTGCCTGCCGACCAGGCCGCCGCCATGGCCCTCCGCGCCCGGGAGCGCCTGCTGGCTTCCTCCCTCTGGAGCGGGGCGCACAGCGTGGCCCTGTATGTTTCCCTCCCGGATGAGCTGGATACGGCCCCGCTGCTGGACGCCGCATGGGCGCAGGGCAAGGCGCTGTTTCTGCCCCGTGTCCGGCAGCAGCATCCCGGTCTCATGGATTTCGTGGCCGTACAGGACAGGAGCCAGCTGCGCCCCGGTCCTTTTCATCTGCTGGAACCGCTGGACCGACTGCCCGGTTTTGGCGCCAGCGACGCAGGCAGGAGCTTTGCCCCGGACATGGTCATTGTGCCGGGCCTGGCCTTTGACCGCCATGGCCGGCGGCTGGGCTTTGGCGGGGGCTACTACGACCGCTTTCTGCATGCTCTGCGCCAGCCGGACGGTACGGCGCGCTGTGCGCTGGTGGGCCTGTGCTATGCCTGCCAGCTGCTGGACAGCGACCTGCCGAGCCAGGACTGGGACCAGCGCATGACCCATATCTGTACGGAGGACCAATGGCTGTGCCTGTAA
- a CDS encoding metallophosphoesterase family protein, protein MPSADKQDYLWIAVGDIHDEPERFAQIPELDEADGIIITGDLTVTGGVKQAELVMDALSRTCPVLFAQIGNMDRPEVDAWLTEKGGNLHGQVHELTPDIAIFGVGGSSFTPFGTPSEFPESSFSAWLNASWQRARLYPHAVLVSHNPPKDTACDVIPGDVHVGSTAVREFLEEAQPEICLCGHIHEARAIDRIGLTIVVNPGALAQGGYVLLRSNGGRLSAELRVLENA, encoded by the coding sequence ATGCCAAGTGCTGACAAGCAGGACTATCTCTGGATTGCTGTGGGCGATATTCATGACGAACCGGAACGCTTCGCGCAGATTCCCGAACTGGACGAGGCCGACGGCATCATCATTACCGGCGATCTTACGGTCACCGGCGGCGTGAAGCAGGCCGAACTGGTCATGGATGCGCTGAGCAGAACGTGCCCGGTGCTCTTTGCCCAGATCGGCAATATGGATCGTCCAGAAGTGGATGCCTGGCTGACGGAAAAGGGGGGCAATCTGCACGGGCAGGTCCATGAGCTGACGCCGGATATTGCCATCTTTGGCGTGGGCGGCTCTTCCTTTACGCCCTTTGGCACGCCCAGCGAATTCCCGGAATCCAGCTTTTCCGCCTGGCTCAATGCCAGCTGGCAGCGGGCGCGCCTGTATCCTCACGCGGTTCTGGTATCCCACAATCCGCCCAAGGATACGGCCTGCGACGTAATCCCGGGTGACGTTCACGTGGGATCAACGGCCGTGCGCGAATTTCTGGAAGAGGCCCAGCCGGAAATCTGCCTGTGCGGGCATATTCATGAAGCCCGCGCCATTGATCGCATAGGGCTCACCATTGTGGTCAACCCCGGCGCCCTTGCCCAGGGGGGCTATGTGCTGCTGCGCAGCAATGGCGGCCGCCTGTCCGCGGAGCTGCGCGTGCTGGAAAACGCCTGA
- a CDS encoding Rne/Rng family ribonuclease: MTPEEKPAAPEAAVAAVSSGIAEAVPATTPAEAPADNEITPVRHARSRASRAPGRRTSRRRATPRTENSLENPAENPSESLLDSTPPETAASSSAATPAPEASPAAEAAAPARAASRAGTRTSRSGGRSRGGTRKGRTAAPEDLSAAPVQEAQPVQEAPSFVSSVETGASVQQETVLRDMEQAAAPARKKRSSRRGRKAPLSPEGDSAQVQAAAAPLSLALPQVELTPPAPAADLAPVLVTPEQKALVPVEHAAPAAAEDAETATEAPASAATEEEGESPRRKSRRGRRGGRGRSRKNRQTAEDGQEAPAAPVETEEPAIPPLSDGPEEIEDSGQAAEADGEEDSDLPAEDGATESAKKGGIRAAAVKAKAAAASGRQRMFISVLPGEQVEVALTEEGVLLEYYLDMLHQKKLKGNIYKGVIHNIDTNLQAAFVSYGAGKNGFLQIDEIHPEYWLTHHEPAKGKKYPPIQKVLKAGQEVLVQVVKEPNGSKGAFLTTWLSLAGRFLVLTPGQEQIGVSRKVDSDEERARLREMMNGIDPGEGLGVIVRTVSAGVTKTTLKSDLQYLKRVWKDIRKRATEVTAPALVHEEPGLPERAVRDYLTDEVCEIWVDNEELASSIRDMVSQLFPRKKDLVRLHSDPRHSMWERFNLRRQLDQIYSREVTMPSGGRLVFDQTEALMAVDINSGKISGKANFESMAFRTNLEAAETIARQLRLRDIGGQVVIDFIEMRDRKHVAEVEKTLRMAMKNDRARHDIGRMSSFGLLELVRQRMGSSALAISMEPCPHCNGTGQRRNREWQSLQALRDLRSLLRSQSGGDKVVFETTAEVGMYLLNHKRDTLRDLENSFGKSIEICLRP, translated from the coding sequence ATGACCCCCGAAGAAAAGCCTGCGGCTCCTGAAGCTGCCGTGGCTGCTGTGTCTTCCGGCATTGCCGAAGCTGTTCCCGCAACGACTCCTGCCGAAGCCCCTGCCGATAACGAAATCACTCCCGTCCGTCATGCCCGTTCCCGTGCGTCTCGTGCCCCGGGGCGCCGGACCAGCCGGCGGCGGGCTACTCCCCGTACCGAAAATTCCCTGGAAAACCCCGCGGAAAATCCCTCGGAAAGTCTTCTGGACAGCACGCCGCCGGAAACGGCTGCGTCATCCTCCGCAGCGACACCGGCGCCGGAAGCATCGCCTGCCGCAGAGGCCGCTGCCCCGGCCCGTGCCGCGTCGCGTGCCGGCACCAGGACATCTCGCTCCGGCGGCCGCTCGCGTGGTGGCACGCGCAAGGGCCGCACAGCGGCTCCGGAAGACCTTTCTGCTGCCCCGGTGCAGGAGGCACAGCCTGTGCAGGAAGCTCCCTCCTTTGTTTCCAGTGTAGAAACCGGTGCCTCCGTACAGCAGGAAACGGTACTGCGGGATATGGAGCAGGCCGCCGCCCCTGCCCGCAAGAAACGTTCTTCGCGCAGGGGACGCAAGGCGCCCCTCTCCCCTGAGGGAGACAGCGCGCAGGTACAGGCAGCGGCTGCTCCGCTGTCTCTGGCGCTGCCGCAGGTGGAGCTGACGCCACCGGCGCCTGCCGCGGACCTGGCGCCCGTGCTTGTGACACCGGAACAGAAGGCGCTTGTGCCGGTGGAGCATGCTGCTCCCGCCGCAGCGGAGGATGCGGAAACGGCTACGGAAGCCCCTGCTTCCGCGGCAACGGAGGAAGAAGGCGAAAGTCCCCGCCGCAAGAGTCGTCGCGGTCGGCGAGGCGGCCGCGGCCGCAGCCGCAAGAACCGCCAGACGGCAGAGGACGGCCAGGAAGCGCCGGCCGCTCCCGTCGAAACGGAAGAACCGGCCATACCGCCCCTGTCTGACGGGCCGGAGGAGATCGAAGACAGCGGACAGGCGGCAGAAGCAGACGGGGAAGAGGACAGTGACCTTCCGGCTGAGGATGGCGCAACGGAATCCGCCAAGAAGGGCGGCATTCGGGCGGCGGCCGTCAAGGCCAAGGCCGCGGCGGCTTCCGGCCGGCAGCGCATGTTCATCAGCGTGCTGCCGGGCGAACAGGTGGAAGTGGCCTTGACCGAGGAAGGCGTCCTGCTGGAATACTACCTGGACATGCTGCACCAGAAGAAGCTCAAGGGCAATATCTATAAGGGCGTCATCCATAATATTGATACCAACCTCCAGGCAGCCTTTGTGAGCTATGGTGCGGGCAAGAACGGTTTCCTGCAGATTGACGAAATTCATCCCGAATACTGGCTGACCCACCACGAACCTGCCAAGGGCAAGAAATATCCGCCCATTCAGAAGGTGCTCAAGGCCGGGCAGGAAGTGCTTGTGCAGGTGGTCAAGGAACCCAATGGCAGCAAGGGGGCCTTTTTGACCACATGGCTTTCGCTGGCCGGGCGTTTTCTGGTCCTGACGCCGGGGCAGGAACAGATCGGTGTTTCCCGCAAGGTGGACAGTGACGAGGAGCGCGCCCGCCTGCGCGAGATGATGAACGGCATTGACCCCGGCGAGGGGCTGGGCGTCATTGTGCGCACGGTCAGCGCCGGCGTGACCAAGACCACGCTCAAGAGCGACTTGCAGTACCTCAAGCGCGTGTGGAAGGACATCCGCAAGCGGGCCACCGAGGTCACGGCACCGGCCCTGGTGCATGAGGAACCCGGCCTGCCCGAACGGGCCGTGCGCGATTATCTGACCGATGAAGTCTGCGAAATATGGGTGGATAACGAGGAACTGGCCAGCAGCATCCGCGATATGGTAAGCCAGCTTTTTCCGCGCAAGAAAGACCTGGTACGCCTGCATTCCGACCCGCGTCACAGCATGTGGGAACGCTTTAATCTGCGGCGCCAGCTGGATCAGATCTATTCCCGCGAGGTGACCATGCCGTCTGGCGGCCGTCTGGTCTTTGATCAGACAGAAGCGCTCATGGCCGTGGACATCAATTCCGGCAAGATTTCCGGCAAGGCCAATTTTGAATCCATGGCCTTCCGGACCAATCTGGAAGCCGCCGAAACCATTGCCCGGCAGCTGCGCCTGCGGGACATCGGCGGACAGGTGGTCATTGACTTCATTGAAATGCGCGACCGCAAGCACGTGGCAGAAGTGGAAAAAACCCTGCGCATGGCCATGAAGAATGACCGCGCCCGCCACGACATCGGCAGAATGAGTTCCTTTGGTCTGCTGGAACTGGTGCGGCAGCGCATGGGGTCGTCGGCACTGGCCATATCCATGGAACCGTGCCCGCACTGCAACGGCACGGGGCAGCGGCGCAATCGCGAATGGCAGTCCCTGCAGGCCCTGCGTGATCTGCGCAGCCTGCTGCGCTCCCAGAGTGGGGGCGACAAGGTGGTCTTTGAAACCACGGCGGAAGTGGGCATGTATCTGCTCAATCACAAGCGCGATACCCTGCGGGACCTGGAAAACAGCTTTGGCAAGAGTATAGAAATATGTCTGCGTCCCTGA
- a CDS encoding epoxyqueuosine reductase QueH: protein MSASLMSPGNVPSQEMVPDADAPVSRPRNSLLLHVCCGPCSIMPVRRLLDEGFAVTAWFMNPNIQPLSEYFRRREAAGQCAERLGIDIIYEDAPWDLTAWLRAVAGRDTPPQRCTWCCVSRMEATCAAARRMGFAYFSSSLLYSRYQPHEVIARAGRLLGDGRVRVLPEIDSVETAAMPPADQGEACPALPAATHGAAPAAAGPRFVYRDFRTDWQAGIDASLAWGVYRQPYCGCVYSEAERYHKKLRRLITSGGGQGQAPKK from the coding sequence ATGTCTGCGTCCCTGATGTCGCCCGGGAATGTGCCCTCCCAGGAAATGGTCCCCGATGCGGATGCGCCGGTGTCGCGGCCGCGCAACAGCCTGCTGCTGCATGTCTGCTGCGGGCCGTGCTCCATCATGCCGGTCCGGCGTCTGCTGGATGAGGGCTTTGCCGTGACGGCCTGGTTCATGAATCCCAATATTCAGCCCCTGAGCGAATATTTTCGCCGCCGGGAAGCAGCCGGACAGTGCGCCGAACGCCTGGGCATTGACATTATCTATGAGGATGCCCCGTGGGACCTTACCGCCTGGCTGCGGGCCGTGGCCGGACGGGATACGCCCCCGCAGCGCTGCACCTGGTGCTGTGTGAGCCGCATGGAAGCCACCTGTGCCGCAGCCAGACGCATGGGCTTTGCCTATTTTTCCAGCAGCCTGCTGTATTCGCGCTATCAGCCCCACGAGGTCATTGCCAGGGCCGGCCGCCTGCTGGGCGATGGCAGGGTGCGGGTACTGCCGGAGATTGACAGCGTGGAAACGGCCGCCATGCCGCCGGCAGATCAGGGAGAAGCCTGCCCTGCTCTGCCCGCCGCAACGCACGGGGCCGCACCTGCGGCAGCTGGTCCCCGCTTTGTCTATCGCGACTTCCGCACCGACTGGCAGGCCGGAATTGATGCCTCCCTTGCCTGGGGCGTGTATCGTCAGCCCTACTGTGGCTGTGTGTACAGCGAGGCTGAACGCTATCACAAGAAGTTGCGTCGCCTCATCACGTCAGGCGGGGGACAGGGGCAGGCTCCGAAGAAATAA
- a CDS encoding DUF262 domain-containing protein gives MRGDAINLLEYMSSRKRFVIPVYQRNYNWKNEQCKQLFDDLVRLKTSGHKSHFFGCIVSSYDSEASSEQFLIIDGQQRLTTVSLLLLAIHNLLHSGELVSSNIQLAQMIQEEYLIDKWKSKETRIKLKPVKNDQKAFQKLFEDSSGYIEDSNITINYDYFCKRLRLQELPVDTLFDALNRLVIIHIRLNASEDDPQLIFESLNSTGLALSEGDKIRNFILMGLDTSTQENFYEHYWNNIEEYTNYDVSLFIRDFLSVKQQTTPVMHKTYRAFKEYVHGIWPHPSKNNIEELLHDLVNYATYYKYLLCGGTKSERLNNCIFRLNWLETTVSRPFLLEILRLHYQEELLNLSELTDIFMIIESFLFRRIICEVPTNALNKIFIALHKEIMRFDGTAENYVEKLKYALSARRESGRFPDDAEFGRIFTSKNIYNMKSKNKIYLLERLENYGTLETKDVWRHLTNGEYTIEHIMPQTLTPAWKSQLGSDAEIIHAEWLHRIANLTLVAKPYNPSYSNLSFCAKRDAQNGFRHSGLRMNQDIAQKDSWTLTELQERSETLRQKALQIWPYDRSPSFHPKEKQLDSCDLGEDCNFIGRHLVYFRWRAENHYTSRWSEMYQTVVSWLHAEDPSILAKLLRSKVYDDLLSNVVSSSKPRGSIGVEIVPGIWLLTHMNTNAKIVRLRRFFELYGVDESELIFYMKSKNE, from the coding sequence ATGAGAGGCGATGCCATCAACCTTCTTGAATATATGAGTTCGCGAAAACGCTTTGTCATTCCTGTATATCAGCGAAATTACAATTGGAAGAACGAACAGTGCAAACAGCTCTTCGACGATCTCGTACGCCTGAAAACATCAGGGCACAAGAGTCATTTTTTCGGCTGTATTGTCTCCTCCTACGACTCCGAAGCCTCCAGCGAGCAGTTTCTTATCATCGACGGGCAGCAGCGGCTGACAACGGTTTCCTTGCTTCTGCTTGCCATACACAATCTTCTTCACTCTGGAGAACTCGTATCCAGTAATATTCAGCTTGCCCAAATGATTCAGGAAGAATACCTTATCGATAAATGGAAATCGAAAGAAACAAGAATTAAGCTAAAACCCGTCAAAAATGATCAAAAGGCCTTCCAAAAACTCTTCGAAGATTCATCTGGATATATTGAAGATTCGAACATTACCATCAATTACGACTATTTCTGCAAGAGACTCCGTTTGCAGGAGCTTCCTGTAGATACACTGTTTGATGCACTAAACCGCCTTGTTATCATCCATATCAGGCTGAACGCCTCAGAAGATGATCCACAGCTAATTTTTGAAAGTCTTAATTCCACGGGTCTTGCCCTGAGTGAAGGCGATAAAATACGTAATTTTATCCTGATGGGACTAGACACCTCAACTCAGGAAAATTTTTATGAACATTACTGGAACAATATTGAAGAATATACAAATTACGATGTAAGTCTGTTTATTCGAGATTTTCTTAGTGTCAAGCAGCAGACAACGCCTGTCATGCACAAGACATACCGTGCCTTTAAAGAATATGTACATGGCATATGGCCCCATCCTTCGAAAAATAATATTGAAGAGCTGTTACATGATCTCGTAAACTATGCTACATACTATAAATATCTTCTTTGTGGAGGAACAAAAAGCGAACGTCTCAATAACTGCATCTTTCGTTTGAACTGGCTGGAAACAACTGTCAGCCGTCCTTTTTTGCTTGAGATCTTGCGCCTTCATTATCAGGAAGAGCTTCTTAATCTTTCAGAACTCACTGACATTTTTATGATTATTGAAAGTTTTCTTTTCCGGCGCATTATCTGTGAAGTCCCAACCAATGCGCTAAATAAGATATTTATTGCCCTACACAAGGAAATTATGCGTTTTGATGGAACAGCGGAAAACTATGTGGAAAAGCTCAAATATGCTCTCTCTGCGCGGCGAGAAAGTGGACGGTTTCCAGACGATGCTGAGTTTGGCCGTATTTTCACCAGCAAAAATATCTATAATATGAAGTCAAAAAATAAAATCTATCTGCTCGAGCGTCTAGAGAACTACGGTACACTGGAAACAAAAGATGTATGGCGCCATCTCACAAACGGAGAGTATACTATTGAACACATTATGCCCCAAACACTTACTCCTGCATGGAAAAGTCAACTTGGCTCGGATGCGGAAATTATCCATGCGGAATGGCTACACCGCATAGCAAATCTTACGTTGGTGGCAAAACCATATAACCCGTCGTACAGCAACCTTTCTTTCTGCGCCAAGCGGGATGCCCAAAACGGATTTCGCCATTCCGGCCTGCGCATGAATCAGGACATTGCCCAAAAGGATTCATGGACACTGACAGAGCTTCAAGAGCGCAGTGAGACACTGCGACAGAAAGCTCTCCAGATATGGCCATACGACCGGTCGCCATCTTTTCATCCCAAAGAAAAACAGCTTGACAGCTGTGACCTTGGCGAAGACTGCAATTTCATCGGGAGACATCTTGTATACTTTCGGTGGAGGGCTGAGAATCATTACACCTCACGCTGGTCGGAAATGTATCAAACAGTTGTTTCATGGCTTCATGCCGAAGATCCTTCCATTCTGGCGAAGCTACTGCGCTCGAAAGTATATGATGATCTTCTCAGCAATGTCGTCTCCTCATCTAAACCAAGGGGAAGCATCGGGGTAGAAATTGTACCAGGCATCTGGCTTCTTACCCACATGAATACCAATGCCAAAATAGTACGCCTGCGCCGATTTTTTGAATTATACGGCGTGGATGAAAGCGAACTCATCTTTTATATGAAATCAAAAAATGAATGA